The Miscanthus floridulus cultivar M001 chromosome 17, ASM1932011v1, whole genome shotgun sequence genome has a window encoding:
- the LOC136514796 gene encoding transcription factor MYC2-like, whose amino-acid sequence MEAANNMEDSSLFMQWAMDTLLQEEEPAVDDVHWAMDTLLQEEEPAAVDDGEAVVFPSLQALRDTSHAAEMVLELMAVAAAETHDAAANSWSSGGSGDGGEVTDGGNSGATDSAAPPAAAATDYYGGSWPPQSPNSSFARAPPPPPPSSNTSLPTVSWNFVTGSAQPGSEGVLEEAAVPARSLPPPELAQRRRLSPPTPRRVHPIRGMGAPSSALCTPDHVVAERKRREKINKRLIELSTVIPVLKKMDKATILSDAAKYVKELQQRLKALEEAAAGSIRSKAPPPADENGGSGSPTSASSSSGPPALPDIEARFSERSVMVRIHCGGGKGVAAAAVAVVEGLGLTIVHANVMPFSACTITITITAEMEGRRLSLTTEQIAGKLKSALSHQRSISCKDTQETEN is encoded by the exons ATGGAGGCAGCAAACAACATGGAGGACTCAAGCCTCTTCATGCAGTGGGCGATGGACACGCTGCTGCAGGAGGAGGAGCCTGCGGTCGACGACGTGCACTGGGCGATGGACACGCTGCTGCAGGAGGAGGAGCCTGCGGCGGTCGACGACGGCGAGGCAGTAGTCTTCCCCTCGCTCCAAGCGCTCCGCGACACCTCCCACGCGGCGGAGATGGTGCTGGAGCTGATGGCCGTGGCCGCCGCCGAAACCCACGACGCGGCGGCAAACAGCTGGTCGAGCGGCGGTtccggcgacggcggcgaggtCACGGACGGCGGCAACAGCGGGGCCACCGACTCTGCAGCCCCGCCGGCTGCTGCCGCCACGGATTACTACGGCGGATCCTGGCCGCCACAGTCGCCGAACTCGTCGTTCGCGCGCGCgccacctccaccgccgccgagcaGCAACACCAGCCTACCGACGGTGAGCTGGAACTTCGTCACCGGCTCGGCGCAGCCTGGCAGCGAGGGCGTGCTGGAGGAAGCCGCCGTCCCGGCACGCAGCTTGCCTCCGCCGGAGCTGGCTCAACGCCGCCGGTTGTCACCGCCGACGCCGAGAAGAGTCCACCCAATACGCGGCATGGGAGCCCCATCGTCGGCGTTGTGCACGCCGGACCACGTCGTCGCGGAGCGCAAGCGCCGGGAGAAGATCAACAAGCGCTTGATCGAGCTCTCCACCGTCATCCCAGTCCTCAAGAAG ATGGACAAGGCGACGATCCTCTCCGACGCGGCCAAGTACGTGAAGGAGCTCCAGCAGCGGCTCAAGGCCCTGGAAGAGGCTGCCGCCGGCAGCATCAGGAGCaaagcgccgccgccggcggacgAGAATGGCGGCTCCGGGTCGCCGACGTCGGCATCCTCCTCGTCGGGGCCACCCGCACTTCCAGATATCGAGGCACGGTTCTCGGAGCGGAGTGTGATGGTGAGGATCCATTGCGGCGGCGGCAAAGGGGTTGCGGCGGCAGCGGTCGCCGTGGTCGAGGGCCTCGGGCTCACCATCGTCCATGCCAATGTCATGCCCTTCTCGGCTTGCACTATCACCATAACCATCACAGCAGAG ATGGAGGGCCGCCGCCTCAGCTTGACAACGGAGCAGATTGCTGGCAAGCTCAAGTCTGCATTATCACACCAGCGTAGCATCAGCTGCAAAGATACCCAAGAGACAGAAAATTGA